One part of the Bacillota bacterium genome encodes these proteins:
- a CDS encoding gamma-glutamylcyclotransferase, which translates to MTASIWYFAYGSNIDANQMKERIGRCPDRVLGILRNWRLEFNKASAKVPGAGFANIMPCPGDAVEGVLYLLSEEELRRLDHYEGVPHHYRRHLVNVERQQTGKDVTAVTYVANPEKVQGGLKPTREYLSHLLAGADCLSEGYMQLLRAIETLD; encoded by the coding sequence TTGACTGCCAGTATCTGGTACTTTGCCTACGGCTCCAATATAGACGCCAACCAAATGAAAGAGCGGATCGGGCGGTGCCCCGACCGCGTCCTCGGGATCCTCAGAAACTGGCGTCTGGAGTTCAACAAGGCGTCTGCAAAGGTCCCCGGCGCAGGCTTCGCCAACATTATGCCTTGCCCCGGCGATGCGGTGGAGGGCGTCCTGTACCTCCTTTCGGAAGAAGAGTTGCGGAGGCTTGACCACTATGAAGGCGTCCCTCATCACTACAGGCGCCATCTGGTCAACGTGGAGCGACAACAGACAGGTAAAGACGTCACCGCCGTGACCTATGTGGCAAACCCTGAAAAAGTCCAGGGTGGGCTCAAACCCACTCGCGAATACCTCAGCCACCTGCTAGCCGGGGCGGACTGCCTGAGCGAAGGATACATGCAACTCCTGCGGGCCATAGAAACGCTGGACTAG